The Clostridium sporogenes genome contains a region encoding:
- a CDS encoding type IV pilus twitching motility protein PilT, translated as MKQLKELLEKTINFGASDLHLSVGVEPTIRINGQLSKIFKEKLTPENTNNYAKEILGEEFEDLLKKGEIDTSYSISGLGRFRVSVFKQRGSIAISLRVVSLKIPNLNELKLPDIVKELTNKKRGLILVTGPTGSGKSTTLAAMINEINNTRSNHIITLEDPIEFLHKHNKCIINQREIGRDTFSYKSALKAALREDPDVILIGELRDLEDISIALTAAETGHLVFSTLHTIGGAKTIDRIVNVFPPHQQEQIRIQVASVLEGIISQQLVHKIDGGRIAALETMITTNAIRNMIREGKTYQIESSIQTGSKYGMKTMDMSLAELYKREVISYDTALNYSVDKDLITKIINL; from the coding sequence TTGAAACAATTAAAAGAATTATTGGAAAAAACTATTAACTTTGGCGCTTCAGATTTACATTTATCCGTAGGGGTAGAACCAACTATAAGAATAAATGGTCAATTAAGCAAAATATTCAAAGAAAAGCTTACACCAGAAAATACTAATAATTATGCTAAAGAAATACTAGGGGAAGAATTTGAGGATTTATTAAAAAAAGGAGAAATAGATACATCCTATTCTATATCAGGCTTAGGTAGATTTAGAGTAAGTGTGTTTAAACAAAGGGGAAGTATAGCTATTTCTTTAAGGGTTGTAAGTTTAAAGATTCCTAACTTAAATGAATTAAAATTACCTGATATAGTAAAGGAATTAACAAATAAAAAGAGAGGCCTTATTTTAGTAACAGGTCCTACAGGTTCAGGTAAAAGCACTACTTTAGCAGCTATGATTAATGAAATTAATAATACTAGATCTAATCATATAATAACTTTGGAAGATCCAATAGAATTTTTACATAAACATAACAAATGTATAATAAATCAAAGGGAGATAGGTAGAGATACTTTTAGTTATAAAAGCGCTTTAAAAGCAGCTTTAAGAGAAGATCCAGATGTAATATTAATAGGAGAACTTAGGGATTTAGAAGATATTTCTATAGCTTTAACAGCTGCAGAAACAGGACATCTAGTGTTTTCTACTTTGCATACTATAGGAGGAGCTAAGACTATAGACAGAATTGTTAATGTATTTCCACCACATCAACAAGAACAGATAAGAATACAAGTAGCAAGTGTGTTAGAGGGAATAATAAGTCAACAATTAGTACATAAAATTGATGGAGGAAGAATAGCAGCTTTAGAGACCATGATAACTACAAATGCCATAAGAAATATGATAAGAGAAGGAAAAACTTATCAAATAGAATCTTCCATACAAACTGGATCCAAATATGGAATGAAAACTATGGATATGTCTTTAGCAGAGTTATATAAAAGAGAAGTTATAAGTTATGATACTGCATTAAATTATTCAGTAGACAAAGATTTAATTACAAAGATAATTAATTTATAA
- the aroE gene encoding shikimate dehydrogenase, whose protein sequence is MYTTGLIGKNINYSQSPEIHNNYYKKNNIPFSYKIFNLNKDQIDDFIKDLHKNKIRGFNVTIPYKETILQYLNDIVYPADKIGAVNTVVVQEEKLVGYNTDYIGFIKSLQYYNIQVKNFRCLIIGSGGSAKCIYYALKELNAKEICIISRNPEEAKLKFEEKVKILNIKDENKVDRYDLVVNCTPIGGPNFKEQKPIELKELKKNCVVYDLNYIPKRSKLLKEAKEKGAFIVNGEKMLIFQAYSAIGLWCLNSIEGGR, encoded by the coding sequence ATGTATACAACAGGTTTAATAGGTAAAAATATTAATTACTCACAATCACCAGAAATACACAATAATTATTATAAAAAAAATAATATTCCATTTTCTTATAAAATATTTAATTTAAATAAGGATCAAATTGATGATTTTATAAAGGACTTGCATAAGAATAAGATAAGAGGGTTTAATGTTACTATTCCATATAAAGAAACAATATTACAATATTTAAATGATATAGTATATCCAGCAGATAAGATAGGAGCGGTGAATACTGTAGTAGTACAGGAAGAGAAACTAGTAGGGTATAATACAGACTATATAGGATTTATAAAAAGTTTACAATATTATAATATACAGGTTAAAAATTTTAGGTGTCTTATTATAGGATCAGGTGGAAGTGCTAAATGTATATATTATGCATTAAAAGAACTAAATGCAAAAGAGATATGCATAATTTCTAGAAATCCTGAGGAAGCAAAATTAAAATTTGAAGAAAAAGTTAAAATATTAAATATTAAAGACGAAAATAAAGTAGATAGGTATGATTTAGTTGTAAACTGTACACCTATAGGTGGACCTAATTTTAAAGAACAAAAGCCTATAGAACTTAAAGAGCTTAAAAAAAATTGTGTGGTTTATGATTTGAATTATATTCCCAAAAGGTCTAAATTATTAAAAGAAGCTAAAGAAAAAGGAGCATTTATTGTAAATGGAGAAAAAATGCTTATTTTTCAGGCTTATAGTGCTATAGGGCTTTGGTGCTTAAATAGTATTGAAGGAGGACGATAA
- the sigK gene encoding RNA polymerase sporulation sigma factor SigK — MFFLSYLWDVLGSALFLTGYVTGNTSFPKPLSDEEEKYYLDRLKKGDALAKDILVERNLRLVAHIVKKYSYPGKDIDDLISIGTVGLIKAIDSFDNSKGTRLATYAARCIENEILMLIRNNKKTKGEVYLQDPIGVDKEGNEISLMDILSSDEDSIIEIVSTKIEVKKLYGKIETCLRGREKKVIQMRYGLKDGRPRTQREIAGILNISRSYVSRIEKKALKKLYKELNYNKNI; from the coding sequence GTGTTCTTTTTAAGTTACTTATGGGATGTATTAGGAAGTGCATTATTTTTAACAGGCTATGTCACAGGAAATACTTCTTTTCCCAAGCCTTTAAGTGATGAGGAAGAAAAATATTATTTGGATAGGTTAAAAAAAGGCGATGCCCTAGCAAAAGATATTTTGGTAGAAAGAAATCTAAGGCTAGTGGCTCACATAGTAAAAAAATATTCTTATCCTGGAAAAGATATTGATGATTTAATATCTATAGGAACTGTAGGTCTTATAAAGGCTATAGACTCTTTTGATAATTCAAAGGGTACTAGACTTGCCACTTATGCAGCAAGATGTATAGAAAATGAAATATTAATGCTCATAAGAAATAATAAAAAAACTAAAGGTGAAGTATATCTTCAAGATCCTATAGGGGTAGACAAAGAAGGAAATGAAATTTCTCTTATGGATATATTAAGTAGCGATGAGGATTCTATAATAGAAATAGTTTCAACAAAAATAGAAGTGAAAAAGCTATATGGAAAAATAGAAACTTGCCTTAGGGGAAGGGAAAAAAAGGTGATCCAAATGAGGTATGGGTTAAAGGATGGCAGGCCTAGAACTCAAAGAGAAATAGCCGGTATACTAAACATATCTAGATCCTATGTTTCACGTATAGAAAAAAAGGCCCTTAAAAAGCTTTATAAAGAATTAAATTATAATAAAAATATTTAA
- a CDS encoding peptidoglycan D,D-transpeptidase FtsI family protein: protein MRYREKKKAYKLLTLFMVIFLFLIYRMVKFQIFDAEKLTTMAESQYAYEEDTKDNKYKLLDTKGNDLLKYKEKYYAVLVPSAFKDNKEEKDEEKLLTIMYILRNYNEKYDITQNETIDNSGKNYYEIDKITYEKLKDIKGVKGFYAYKKQEIDKNINHKKESWKLENMLLNPYKNDQKTFKSKESLEMKIYNRVKDNKKSKIIYEKDLGGEIISEKMEEPKSNINPRLTLDSKVQDSIRKVLNKKEYKDFNQVGVILSEAESGKIRAMVQKDETLPNVNIGAATQNGFPPGSIFKIITEEAALENNKVSLKDSFKCTGEFENNKKGTHGSFSTKEAFIVSCNDIFSQIGRKAGFENINNMAKKHGLYNKVLDLHYEEQGAIQMEKGEKPNLSDGTLSLVSFGQLIRITPIEAVSMVSTVVNNGVYVKPYVLEAFVDDKNNTVEEFNTTKEQIIGTYSANSLKEQMKEVVKRGTATLAYDPNIEIGGKTGTNERQEVNIEGKMEPLSDAWFTGFFKINNKYYTMVVFIPKIKTKGESAATTSVPIFYDIVKEIKDSI from the coding sequence ATGAGATATAGGGAGAAAAAAAAAGCTTATAAATTATTAACATTATTTATGGTTATATTTTTGTTTCTTATATATAGAATGGTTAAATTTCAAATTTTTGATGCAGAAAAATTAACTACTATGGCAGAATCCCAATACGCTTATGAAGAAGATACAAAAGATAATAAATATAAGCTTCTAGATACTAAAGGTAATGATTTGCTAAAATATAAAGAGAAATACTATGCTGTTTTAGTGCCAAGTGCTTTTAAAGATAACAAGGAAGAAAAAGATGAAGAAAAACTGCTAACAATAATGTATATTTTAAGAAATTATAATGAAAAATACGATATAACCCAAAATGAAACTATAGATAATAGTGGTAAAAATTACTATGAAATAGATAAAATAACTTATGAAAAACTAAAAGATATAAAAGGTGTGAAGGGATTTTATGCATATAAAAAACAAGAGATAGATAAGAATATAAACCATAAAAAAGAGTCATGGAAGTTAGAAAACATGTTATTAAATCCTTATAAAAATGATCAAAAAACTTTTAAAAGCAAAGAGTCTTTAGAGATGAAAATATATAATAGGGTAAAAGATAATAAAAAATCTAAAATAATATATGAAAAAGATTTAGGAGGAGAAATTATATCAGAAAAGATGGAAGAGCCTAAGTCTAATATAAATCCTAGACTTACATTAGACTCTAAAGTTCAAGATAGTATAAGAAAGGTTTTAAATAAAAAAGAATATAAGGATTTTAACCAAGTAGGTGTAATTCTTTCAGAAGCAGAGTCAGGGAAAATACGTGCTATGGTTCAAAAGGATGAAACATTACCTAATGTAAATATAGGGGCGGCTACACAAAATGGATTTCCACCGGGATCTATATTTAAAATAATAACAGAAGAAGCCGCGTTAGAAAACAACAAAGTATCCTTAAAGGATAGTTTTAAATGTACTGGAGAATTTGAAAATAATAAAAAAGGAACTCATGGAAGTTTTAGCACAAAGGAGGCTTTTATAGTTTCTTGTAATGATATATTTTCACAAATAGGAAGAAAAGCAGGATTTGAGAATATTAATAATATGGCTAAAAAACATGGGCTATATAACAAAGTATTAGATTTACACTATGAAGAGCAGGGCGCTATTCAAATGGAAAAAGGAGAAAAACCAAATTTAAGCGATGGTACTTTATCTTTAGTATCCTTTGGTCAGCTTATTAGAATAACTCCTATAGAAGCAGTTTCTATGGTGAGTACTGTGGTGAATAATGGTGTTTACGTTAAGCCTTACGTATTAGAAGCCTTTGTAGATGATAAAAATAATACAGTAGAAGAATTTAATACTACAAAAGAACAAATTATAGGAACTTATTCTGCAAATAGTTTAAAGGAACAAATGAAAGAAGTTGTAAAAAGGGGAACTGCGACTTTAGCTTATGATCCTAATATAGAAATTGGAGGAAAAACTGGTACTAATGAAAGGCAAGAAGTTAATATTGAAGGTAAAATGGAACCACTTTCAGATGCTTGGTTTACAGGTTTTTTCAAAATAAATAATAAGTATTATACTATGGTAGTATTTATACCTAAGATAAAAACCAAAGGAGAAAGTGCTGCAACTACTTCAGTACCAATATTTTATGATATAGTTAAAGAAATAAAAGACTCTATTTAA